In Zingiber officinale cultivar Zhangliang chromosome 8B, Zo_v1.1, whole genome shotgun sequence, a single genomic region encodes these proteins:
- the LOC122014536 gene encoding nuclear pore complex protein NUP133-like isoform X2, which yields MFSPAARKPHLAGVTSQKGRNQQDSPSTPIEDARHSLIAPSVPGRPLTGTPAPWSSRLSVLARFQSVKEANRTDTSKQIEPVYVGEFPQVVRNAQAHVLQKGFDNSCLAGGIDKGTSLSWMICGTQLFIWSYLSDAAVPKNCIVLKIPSTVADMNFNVMDKPGRSWLVCVVNWDISSRKLFEQCNSAGIILYNRQTGALAYWSDIYSESSHSPMVSLATQPLEESDRSMGLERFNSIIATAIPGNSQECLALACQATGGLWLFKFSLSGIHQEMISLNILNSNFNSSPVNARSLVWDPQHAFSGESGLRFFVLTDHEIQYWNIVLAPSINVQKIWSHEIVGNDSQLGIKKDLAGQKQIWLLDMQLDDRGKEFTILVATSCKDRVSSSNYIQYSLLLMQYSLGFSIKNSSFTNERILEKKALQVVIPKARVEDEAYLFSTRIRVGGKPSGSVVILAGDGTATVTSYWRGSTRLFQFDLPYDGGKVLDASVFPSGEDNDEGAWIVLTEKAGVWAIPEKAILLGAVDPPERSLSRKGSSNERVVDEEKRSQGTRGNTVAKKHSYEGWGPSDRQQAALVAKTAQDEEAEALLGRLFHEFLSSGEVEDILDNLREKGAFLKEDETNVFTRISKSIIDTLAKHWTTTRGAEFVASSVVSSLLLDKQQKHQKYLHFLTLTKCHQELSSKQRSSTLIIMEHGEKLFSMIQLRELQNILGQSRKHLYDSPSHVEASGSLWTLIQLVGEKARRNTVLLMDRDNMEVFYTKISDIEELFYCLSQHVEYIVGRDQPFSIQVQRACEVSNACTTLIHAAMHYRDEHKNWYPSLEGLTPWNCQHVVRSGLWKIAYSIMQLLKEVEAIDMPVVSEMWSQLERLTDVLLESYISAITAKIELGEEHQSLIVEYCSRRDELLACLYELAKRLTQLKCLETHIGVDDLDRKEAIFREVTEPLLLIAKRHEAYQTLWQLCYDLSDTRLLRSLMHESVGPKGGFSYFVFKQLLTSQQFSKLLRLGEEFQDELTIFLKEHKDLLWLHEIFLNQFSAASETLHAVALSPDDSLHPTAEESPTETKRFLSLADRRRLLNLSKIAAAAGKDMYFEMKARRIEADLQILKLQEEIISYLSDGVDVNDVDRPLLPGELIEICLKEGSKELCLKAFDVFAWTSSSFRNSNKSLLEKCWRAAVDQENWTLILASTVGCSDEVTMESLRETVLYKASQRCYGPESLIYGGSFDEVLPLQKVDSESPNFGDSSLSVEDILKQHKDFPDAGKLMLNAVLLAVIEDNVIVEEDIVMESR from the exons ATGTTCTCCCCCGCGGCGAGGAAGCCGCATCTCGCCGGCGTCACCTCTCAGAAGGGACGGAACCAGCAGGACTCCCCGTCTACCCCGATCGAAGATGCCCGCCATTCCCTCATCGCCCCCTCCGTCCCCGGCCGACCGTTAACCGGCACGCCCGCACCCTGGTCCTCTCGCCTCTCCGTACTCGCCAG atttcaaagtgtaaaagaaGCAAATAGGACAGATACATCCAAACAAATTGAACCAGTTTATGTGGGAGAATTTCCTCAGGTTGTACGTAATGCACAAGCCCATGTTCTGCAAAAGGGTTTCG ATAACAGCTGTCTTGCTGGTGGTATTGATAAAGGAACATCTCTTTCCTGGATGATATGCGGCACCCAACTCTTTATATGGAGCTATTTGTCTGATGCTGCTGTTCCCAAAAATTGTATTGTGCTTAAGATCCCATCTACAGTCGCAGATATGAACTTCAATGTCATGGATAAACCTGGTAGAAGTTGGTTGGTTTGTGTTGTCAATTGGGACATTTCATCCAGAAAATTATTTGAGCAGTGTAATTCTGCTGGTATCATCCTTTATAACAGACAAACTGGAGCCTTGGCATACTGGTCTGACATCTACTCTGAAAGTTCGCATTCTCCAATGGTTAGCTTAGCTACTCAACCATTAGAAGAGAGTGATAGATCAATGGGACTAGAAAGATTTAACTCCATCATTGCTACTGCAATACCTGGTAATTCTCAAGAATGTCTTGCTCTAGCTTGTCAAGCAACAGGAGGTTTATGGCTGTTCAAATTTTCACTATCTGGAATCCACCAGGAAATgatttcattaaatattttaaacagTAATTTTAATAGCTCTCCTGTAAATGCCAGGTCTTTAGTCTGGGATCCACAACATGCTTTCTCAGGTGAATCAGGTCTACGGTTCTTTGTGTTGACAGACCATGAGATTCAATATTGGAATATTGTTCTCGCACCTAGCATAAATGTTCAAAAGATATGGAGTCATGAAATTGTTGGTAATGATAGTCAGTTGGGTATTAAAAAGGATCTAGCAGGACAAAAGCAGATTTGGCTTCTGGATATGCAATTAGATGACCGTGGGAAAGAATTTACAATTCTTGTTGCTACTTCTTGTAAAGATCGAGTAAGCAGCTCAAATTATATACAGTATTCTCTTCTATTAATGCAATATAGCCTGGGTTTCTCTATAAAGAACAGCTCGTTTACAAATGAGAGAATTCTAGAGAAGAAAGCTCTCCAAGTGGTAATTCCTAAAGCACGAGTTGAGGACGAGGCATATCTATTTTCTACAAGGATACGTGTTGGTGGCAAACCATCTGGTTCTGTGGTAATATTAGCTGGAGATGGAACTGCAACTGTTACCAGTTATTGGAGAGGATCCACTCGGCTGTTCCAGTTCGATTTACCCTATGATGGTGGGAAAGTTCTTGACGCTTCTGTTTTTCCATCTGGAGAGGACAATGATGAAGGGGCATGGATTGTCTTAACTGAAAAGGCAGGAGTTTGGGCAATACCTGAAAAGGCTATTCTACTTGGCGCCGTTGATCCTCCGGAACGAAGTTTATCTCGGAAGGGGAGTTCTAATGAAAGGGTTGTAGATGAAGAAAAAAGAAGCCAGGGAACCAGAGGCAACACCGTCGCTAAAAAGCATAGTTATGAAGGGTGGGGTCCCAGTGATAGACAACAAGCGGCTTTAGTTGCAAAAACTGCTCAGGATGAAGAAGCTGAAGCACTACTAGGTCGTCTTTTTCATGAATTTCTTTCATCTGGTGAAGTTGAAGACATACTTGACAATCTCAGAGAAAAAGGAGCATTTTTAAAAGAAGATGAAACAAATGTTTTTACTCGCATAAGCAAATCTATTATTGATACATTAGCTAAACACTGGACAACAACCCGAGGAGCTGAATTTGTGGCTTCATCTGTTGTGTCATCACTTCTTTTGGATAAGCAGCAGAAGCATCAGAAGTATCTCCATTTTCTCACTTTGACCAAGTGTCATCAAGAACTATCTAGTAAGCAGA GATCTTCAACGCTAATTATTATGGAACATGGTGAAAAGCTTTTTAGTATGATTCAATTAAgggaattacaaaatattcttggTCAGAGTCGAAAACACTTGTATGATTCACCATCCCATGTAGAAGCATCTGGTTCTCTTTGGACTCTGATTCAGTTAGTTGGTGAGAAAGCACGAAGGAATACTGTTCTTCTTATGGATCGTGATAATATGGAAGTATTTTACACTAAAATATCTGATATAGAAGAGCTATTTTATTGCTTATCTCAACATGTTGAGTACATAGTGGGTAGAGATCAACCATTCAGTATACAGGTGCAACGTGCTTGTGAAGTATCGAATGCCTGCACAACTTTGATTCATGCTGCTATGCACTACAGAGACGAGCACAAAAACTGGTATCCTTCTCTTGAAGGATTAACACCCTGGAACTGCCAGCATGTAGTTCGGTCAGGCCTCTGGAAAATAGCATATTCTATTATGCAGCTCCTAAAAGAGGTGGAAGCTATTGATATGCCTGTGGTGTCAGAAATGTGGTCCCAGTTAGAAAGACTCACTGATGTATTGTTGGAGTCTTATATCAGTGCAATTACGGCTAAAATTGAACTTGGAGAAGAACACCAATCTCTAATAGTTGAGTACTGTAGCAGGAGAGATGAGCTTCTTGCTTGTCTCTATGAGCTAGCTAAAAGATTAACCCAATTGAAGTGTCTG GAGACACACATAGGCGTTGATGATCTTGACAGAAAGGAAGCCATATTTAGAGAAGTCACTGAACCTCTACTCTTGATTGCAAAGAGACATGAAGCTTACCAAACATTGTGGCAACTATGTTATGACCTTAGTGATACCAGACTTCTCCGGAGCCTTATG CATGAGAGTGTTGGGCCAAAAGGAGGGTTCAGCTATTTTGTCTTTAAGCAGCTGCTGACAAGCCAACAGTTCTCTAAGCTTTTGAGGCTCGGAGAAGAATTCCAAGATGAGTTAACTATTTTTTTGAAGGAACATAAGGATCTACTGTGGCTGCATGAGATATTTCTGAACCAATTTTCAGCAGCTTCAGAAACTCTTCATGCGGTTGCTCTATCCCCAGATGATAGTTTGCACCCAACAGCTGAAGAATCACCAACTGAAACAAAGAGGTTCCTGTCACTTGCTGACAGAAGACGTCTACTTAATCTTTCCAAAATTGCTGCAGCTGCAG GGAAGGATATGTATTTTGAGATGAAGGCCAGACGGATAGAGGCTGATTTGCAAATTTTAAAATTGCAG GAAGAAATCATTAGCTATTTATCAGATGGTGTAGATGTAAATGACGTCGATAGGCCTCTTCTTCCTGGAGAACTGATCGAAATTTGTTTAAAAGAAGGGAGTAAAGAACTATGTTTAAAAGCGTTTGACGTTTTTGCTTGGACAAGTTCATCATTTCGAAACTCCAACAAAAGCCTTTTGGAGAAATGTTGGCGGGCTGCCGTGGACCAAGAAAACTGGACTCTTATTCTGGCATCAACTGTCGGTTGTAGTGATGAAGTTACCATGGAGTCACTGAGAGAAACAGTGCTATACAAAGCTTCGCAGAGATGTTATGGACCTGAATCACTGATTTATGGTGGTAGTTTTGACGAAGTACTGCCTTTGCAGAAAGTGGATTCAGAATCGCCAAATTTTGGGGACTCTTCTTTGTCAGTGGAAGACATTCTCAAACAGCACAAAGACTTTCCTGATGCAGGCAAATTGATGCTGAATGCTGTCCTGCTTGCTGTGATTGAAGACAATGTGATAGTCGAAGAGGATATCGTTATGGAATCTAGATGA
- the LOC122014536 gene encoding nuclear pore complex protein NUP133-like isoform X1, which produces MFSPAARKPHLAGVTSQKGRNQQDSPSTPIEDARHSLIAPSVPGRPLTGTPAPWSSRLSVLARFQSVKEANRTDTSKQIEPVYVGEFPQVVRNAQAHVLQKGFDNSCLAGGIDKGTSLSWMICGTQLFIWSYLSDAAVPKNCIVLKIPSTVADMNFNVMDKPGRSWLVCVVNWDISSRKLFEQCNSAGIILYNRQTGALAYWSDIYSESSHSPMVSLATQPLEESDRSMGLERFNSIIATAIPGNSQECLALACQATGGLWLFKFSLSGIHQEMISLNILNSNFNSSPVNARSLVWDPQHAFSGESGLRFFVLTDHEIQYWNIVLAPSINVQKIWSHEIVGNDSQLGIKKDLAGQKQIWLLDMQLDDRGKEFTILVATSCKDRVSSSNYIQYSLLLMQYSLGFSIKNSSFTNERILEKKALQVVIPKARVEDEAYLFSTRIRVGGKPSGSVVILAGDGTATVTSYWRGSTRLFQFDLPYDGGKVLDASVFPSGEDNDEGAWIVLTEKAGVWAIPEKAILLGAVDPPERSLSRKGSSNERVVDEEKRSQGTRGNTVAKKHSYEGWGPSDRQQAALVAKTAQDEEAEALLGRLFHEFLSSGEVEDILDNLREKGAFLKEDETNVFTRISKSIIDTLAKHWTTTRGAEFVASSVVSSLLLDKQQKHQKYLHFLTLTKCHQELSSKQRSSTLIIMEHGEKLFSMIQLRELQNILGQSRKHLYDSPSHVEASGSLWTLIQLVGEKARRNTVLLMDRDNMEVFYTKISDIEELFYCLSQHVEYIVGRDQPFSIQVQRACEVSNACTTLIHAAMHYRDEHKNWYPSLEGLTPWNCQHVVRSGLWKIAYSIMQLLKEVEAIDMPVVSEMWSQLERLTDVLLESYISAITAKIELGEEHQSLIVEYCSRRDELLACLYELAKRLTQLKCLETHIGVDDLDRKEAIFREVTEPLLLIAKRHEAYQTLWQLCYDLSDTRLLRSLMHESVGPKGGFSYFVFKQLLTSQQFSKLLRLGEEFQDELTIFLKEHKDLLWLHEIFLNQFSAASETLHAVALSPDDSLHPTAEESPTETKRFLSLADRRRLLNLSKIAAAAVSSVLIGKDMYFEMKARRIEADLQILKLQEEIISYLSDGVDVNDVDRPLLPGELIEICLKEGSKELCLKAFDVFAWTSSSFRNSNKSLLEKCWRAAVDQENWTLILASTVGCSDEVTMESLRETVLYKASQRCYGPESLIYGGSFDEVLPLQKVDSESPNFGDSSLSVEDILKQHKDFPDAGKLMLNAVLLAVIEDNVIVEEDIVMESR; this is translated from the exons ATGTTCTCCCCCGCGGCGAGGAAGCCGCATCTCGCCGGCGTCACCTCTCAGAAGGGACGGAACCAGCAGGACTCCCCGTCTACCCCGATCGAAGATGCCCGCCATTCCCTCATCGCCCCCTCCGTCCCCGGCCGACCGTTAACCGGCACGCCCGCACCCTGGTCCTCTCGCCTCTCCGTACTCGCCAG atttcaaagtgtaaaagaaGCAAATAGGACAGATACATCCAAACAAATTGAACCAGTTTATGTGGGAGAATTTCCTCAGGTTGTACGTAATGCACAAGCCCATGTTCTGCAAAAGGGTTTCG ATAACAGCTGTCTTGCTGGTGGTATTGATAAAGGAACATCTCTTTCCTGGATGATATGCGGCACCCAACTCTTTATATGGAGCTATTTGTCTGATGCTGCTGTTCCCAAAAATTGTATTGTGCTTAAGATCCCATCTACAGTCGCAGATATGAACTTCAATGTCATGGATAAACCTGGTAGAAGTTGGTTGGTTTGTGTTGTCAATTGGGACATTTCATCCAGAAAATTATTTGAGCAGTGTAATTCTGCTGGTATCATCCTTTATAACAGACAAACTGGAGCCTTGGCATACTGGTCTGACATCTACTCTGAAAGTTCGCATTCTCCAATGGTTAGCTTAGCTACTCAACCATTAGAAGAGAGTGATAGATCAATGGGACTAGAAAGATTTAACTCCATCATTGCTACTGCAATACCTGGTAATTCTCAAGAATGTCTTGCTCTAGCTTGTCAAGCAACAGGAGGTTTATGGCTGTTCAAATTTTCACTATCTGGAATCCACCAGGAAATgatttcattaaatattttaaacagTAATTTTAATAGCTCTCCTGTAAATGCCAGGTCTTTAGTCTGGGATCCACAACATGCTTTCTCAGGTGAATCAGGTCTACGGTTCTTTGTGTTGACAGACCATGAGATTCAATATTGGAATATTGTTCTCGCACCTAGCATAAATGTTCAAAAGATATGGAGTCATGAAATTGTTGGTAATGATAGTCAGTTGGGTATTAAAAAGGATCTAGCAGGACAAAAGCAGATTTGGCTTCTGGATATGCAATTAGATGACCGTGGGAAAGAATTTACAATTCTTGTTGCTACTTCTTGTAAAGATCGAGTAAGCAGCTCAAATTATATACAGTATTCTCTTCTATTAATGCAATATAGCCTGGGTTTCTCTATAAAGAACAGCTCGTTTACAAATGAGAGAATTCTAGAGAAGAAAGCTCTCCAAGTGGTAATTCCTAAAGCACGAGTTGAGGACGAGGCATATCTATTTTCTACAAGGATACGTGTTGGTGGCAAACCATCTGGTTCTGTGGTAATATTAGCTGGAGATGGAACTGCAACTGTTACCAGTTATTGGAGAGGATCCACTCGGCTGTTCCAGTTCGATTTACCCTATGATGGTGGGAAAGTTCTTGACGCTTCTGTTTTTCCATCTGGAGAGGACAATGATGAAGGGGCATGGATTGTCTTAACTGAAAAGGCAGGAGTTTGGGCAATACCTGAAAAGGCTATTCTACTTGGCGCCGTTGATCCTCCGGAACGAAGTTTATCTCGGAAGGGGAGTTCTAATGAAAGGGTTGTAGATGAAGAAAAAAGAAGCCAGGGAACCAGAGGCAACACCGTCGCTAAAAAGCATAGTTATGAAGGGTGGGGTCCCAGTGATAGACAACAAGCGGCTTTAGTTGCAAAAACTGCTCAGGATGAAGAAGCTGAAGCACTACTAGGTCGTCTTTTTCATGAATTTCTTTCATCTGGTGAAGTTGAAGACATACTTGACAATCTCAGAGAAAAAGGAGCATTTTTAAAAGAAGATGAAACAAATGTTTTTACTCGCATAAGCAAATCTATTATTGATACATTAGCTAAACACTGGACAACAACCCGAGGAGCTGAATTTGTGGCTTCATCTGTTGTGTCATCACTTCTTTTGGATAAGCAGCAGAAGCATCAGAAGTATCTCCATTTTCTCACTTTGACCAAGTGTCATCAAGAACTATCTAGTAAGCAGA GATCTTCAACGCTAATTATTATGGAACATGGTGAAAAGCTTTTTAGTATGATTCAATTAAgggaattacaaaatattcttggTCAGAGTCGAAAACACTTGTATGATTCACCATCCCATGTAGAAGCATCTGGTTCTCTTTGGACTCTGATTCAGTTAGTTGGTGAGAAAGCACGAAGGAATACTGTTCTTCTTATGGATCGTGATAATATGGAAGTATTTTACACTAAAATATCTGATATAGAAGAGCTATTTTATTGCTTATCTCAACATGTTGAGTACATAGTGGGTAGAGATCAACCATTCAGTATACAGGTGCAACGTGCTTGTGAAGTATCGAATGCCTGCACAACTTTGATTCATGCTGCTATGCACTACAGAGACGAGCACAAAAACTGGTATCCTTCTCTTGAAGGATTAACACCCTGGAACTGCCAGCATGTAGTTCGGTCAGGCCTCTGGAAAATAGCATATTCTATTATGCAGCTCCTAAAAGAGGTGGAAGCTATTGATATGCCTGTGGTGTCAGAAATGTGGTCCCAGTTAGAAAGACTCACTGATGTATTGTTGGAGTCTTATATCAGTGCAATTACGGCTAAAATTGAACTTGGAGAAGAACACCAATCTCTAATAGTTGAGTACTGTAGCAGGAGAGATGAGCTTCTTGCTTGTCTCTATGAGCTAGCTAAAAGATTAACCCAATTGAAGTGTCTG GAGACACACATAGGCGTTGATGATCTTGACAGAAAGGAAGCCATATTTAGAGAAGTCACTGAACCTCTACTCTTGATTGCAAAGAGACATGAAGCTTACCAAACATTGTGGCAACTATGTTATGACCTTAGTGATACCAGACTTCTCCGGAGCCTTATG CATGAGAGTGTTGGGCCAAAAGGAGGGTTCAGCTATTTTGTCTTTAAGCAGCTGCTGACAAGCCAACAGTTCTCTAAGCTTTTGAGGCTCGGAGAAGAATTCCAAGATGAGTTAACTATTTTTTTGAAGGAACATAAGGATCTACTGTGGCTGCATGAGATATTTCTGAACCAATTTTCAGCAGCTTCAGAAACTCTTCATGCGGTTGCTCTATCCCCAGATGATAGTTTGCACCCAACAGCTGAAGAATCACCAACTGAAACAAAGAGGTTCCTGTCACTTGCTGACAGAAGACGTCTACTTAATCTTTCCAAAATTGCTGCAGCTGCAG TGTCTTCTGTGTTGATAGGGAAGGATATGTATTTTGAGATGAAGGCCAGACGGATAGAGGCTGATTTGCAAATTTTAAAATTGCAG GAAGAAATCATTAGCTATTTATCAGATGGTGTAGATGTAAATGACGTCGATAGGCCTCTTCTTCCTGGAGAACTGATCGAAATTTGTTTAAAAGAAGGGAGTAAAGAACTATGTTTAAAAGCGTTTGACGTTTTTGCTTGGACAAGTTCATCATTTCGAAACTCCAACAAAAGCCTTTTGGAGAAATGTTGGCGGGCTGCCGTGGACCAAGAAAACTGGACTCTTATTCTGGCATCAACTGTCGGTTGTAGTGATGAAGTTACCATGGAGTCACTGAGAGAAACAGTGCTATACAAAGCTTCGCAGAGATGTTATGGACCTGAATCACTGATTTATGGTGGTAGTTTTGACGAAGTACTGCCTTTGCAGAAAGTGGATTCAGAATCGCCAAATTTTGGGGACTCTTCTTTGTCAGTGGAAGACATTCTCAAACAGCACAAAGACTTTCCTGATGCAGGCAAATTGATGCTGAATGCTGTCCTGCTTGCTGTGATTGAAGACAATGTGATAGTCGAAGAGGATATCGTTATGGAATCTAGATGA